ACGGCGACTGCGATGTTAGGACTCTCCGAGGCCTCCCAAGGTTCCAAGGACGACAACTTTGATATCTTTGTATGGTACCCCCATTACCAGGATTGCCAACGCTACTTCCTCGACCATGCGCAACACAGTAGCCCCGTCCAGGCGCTGTCAGCCTACTTGAACATCCGACTTCCGTTCCAACGACAATCACATCCGGTCCCCGACGCCTCTACGACGAGTAGCAGTGGTGATGCGACGCCTTCGggggcttcttcgccgtcggaTACACCCCCGCCGGTTTCCCTAGTCCCGTACATTCGCCGCCTCGTCGCAACAGGGATGGACTACCCAGGCGTGCTCCATGGTTTCTTCGGCGATGACTGGCAGTCCGGGGTAGGCCCGCTGCACGAAAAGGAGCGTTGTAACTATTTATTCGCCGCTAAAAGTGGAGGATGGGCTTCTGTGAAAAAGGACTACGATATCCCCCCTCTCGAGACGATACCCTTCTTACGGCCTCTGCAAGGGCCATTGGATTCAGAGATTGAAGCAGctgaaagaagctggagtGAGTGGCTTGCTATGGAAGACTGGATGGTTGGACCCCGAGCGCCAGACGCCTTACAGGACTCATCGTCCCAGTCTTCACAACCACAGAGCACGCGGGGATGAAAAAAATGacataataataatatgcaTGGAAGGAATACTCATCATTATGTGGCCGGGCTTCCCTGACCctatcttttcttcttcttcttttttagCCCTTGATATGCATTTCATGGGAGCAATACTACGGTGTTCAATGGCTTCATCAATAACGACTCTCTCTCTCACAACGAATCCGTcgttccttcttcaacccccCCGCAAGACAAGAGTGACCGTGATGAACGCCTGAGCGCACAACTAACCCCTTGGCTACTGTGTGAACGGACAATCcagagtacagagtacagagtacagagtactaCTCCTGAGTCTACCGCGGTCATGCGACTCCTCTTACTCGAAGAGGAAAGATCCGATGTCCCTTCCCCCTTTCTCTGAGTCTGAGGCCAAAGTCAAACTATGTCATAAGCTACTCGTAGATCTTGTCGGGCTCAATATCCGAGTGCCCCTGACCGGCCATTGGCATGCCCGCTTTTCGCTTAAAAGGCAGCCCTGTGTGTGAGAACACGAGCCAATGGCCATGCAACTAGCGGCTTCCAGACTGCGCTGGCCGATAAAAACATGACGACATTGAcgacggaggaggaagcaCGGGAAGAAAATCTCCTTTTACGTGCAAAGTCGAGCCAGTAGAGCTGACCCCACTGGTTTGTCGAGTGTTATCCGTGGACTGTGTGGGTGGAGCAGAACCGCCCGTTGGCGTCGTTTGGCTCGGAGATTTAACTGAATCCTGAATCctgacactgacagacaCTGGTGGCAGTCCGCCCTGCGAAATTTTCCCTTTCACGAGTCACGACGCTGTGATACTGATCGGCCTGTCTGCTTGGAATGGGTCGCGAATCAGCGCCGCCAGAATAATCCTGTCCCTGGATTCCTGATCTTCAACCTGTCTCTGTGTTAACCCGTTCTGGAAGAATTCGATCATTGGGGTTGGTGGCGCTGCTGAGCGACGGACCCCCGTAATTTCGCGGATCGGCCAGTGAGCGCTCCTTGCGCCTCGAGAGAGTCACGAACCCAATATCGGACTCATATTCGGTACATGAAATCATGGATAGGCTGTTGTACCCTTCTTTGACTCCTACTCAATCGAGGCAACACACTTTGCAGTTGGGTCAACCCGCACAAGTTGCACAACCCACAAGCACGGAGCACGATCTCCCTAAACTCAAAAGTAAACGAGGACGGTCCAGTGCAAAATGCAAGTAGTTGACCCTGTGCTTCCACTGGCCCATCTCATCCCGAGGCATACCGGGGCATACCGGTCGACAGTCACCCATAGAGCAGCGAATATACCTGCGCAAGACTGCTAACGCTTATGCAACGCAAACCAGGAGCTTCTTGTCGCAGATAGGACGAACTACGAAGATCTGAAACAAACTTAGCCGCCCCACATGGCGAGATGAATCGAGTTCGACAAGTGCTTTAGCGTTTCAATCGAATTGTACGTATCTGGCTGAGTCGTTGGTTTCCCCCTTTTCCCCTCCGACTTCCAGGAAATCAGGCCAACTTTCGCGAGCTACGAGTCATGCGGGTGACCTATCAGGCTATCACTCCTATCAGGACTTGCCTTTTTTCACAGTAACGACATCGTCAATAATGATTCAAGTTTCGACATTCGACATCCCGCGAGTCGCGGTCACTTGGTCCCAGATTCCGTCCGCCCGGCGCTACTGTACATCGATCTTCTGGAACCAGATCAgaagtattaaatatagtatctacTACTCTGTAATTATACTCTGGGTCCGGCCAGGTTTACTCCGTACTTTCGATCGGCTAGGGCCTGCGATCTATTCCCAGCAGAATCGGGCACCAACCGCATCTTACTTAGGCATTGAAGCCTCATCTGTGACTATGGCCCCTGCACTAGTCAGTTCCAGGCCAGCCTCACTCACCCCGGGCGATCAATTCAGCAAGCATACCTGGCAGTGGCCAGAGAGAGCAGCGGACGTGAGTCCGAGAGATCCGTAACATACAATACCAATACATACCGGTACGCAGTCCAGTATCACGGACTAATCCGGAAGGAGCCCGCAATGTGTCGATCCATCTTGGCTGGGCGGCCGAGCTTTTCCCTCCCAATTACTGGCGCTGCTGTCTTGGTCGAGCGGAATGCACCGTCCACTCTCCACGATACCCAGATGTGTTAGGGCTTCGGCAATCGGCATAAACTCGGTTCTTCAAAAAGGTTGGGTAACTTGGGTTTCATCACGTTTGATGTATGGTCCGGTCCGAGCTTTTGCGGCTTTCGCGGCCTTTGCTCATTACTATTAAAAGCACCTGGGCGAAGTGGGGTGGATCGACCGGGATTATGTTCTCTGCTGTGGGATTTATGGCATTGTATAGCGGTGACCGTTGGGGTTGCCTTTATATGCGGTCTCTGGTTTTGCATTGATGTCTCAGGCAAGAGGCGTAAACTCGCGTGTGCTTGTTTTGGGGGTGCTGGCCAGAGCAAAGCATTTGCTCGTGCAGGTGCAGTGGCCAGTGGGATATACCGATTTCATCCACATTATTGCAGGGTTCCCAGACGGTGAATCACGTCGGTGGAGGTCGGCGGtaagcaaaagcaaacatgCGGAGATTGTCAGCAGCTTCAAGACAGGTCATCTGCGTTGTCCCATATGTACAAGCCCATTCGCCCAGCTCTTGCATATCCATGCAGGTATCTCGTTTCCTAACCTATCACGCTACCCGAGACAAACACCACCTTCGCATTGCAGGGACCAGGATGCCAGGGTCGGGGAATTACTCCCACTCAAAGGCAGCCAATCCGGTACATGACCGTTTGCTCCTCTTGTTGTTTCAACGGCATGATCGAGGTCTCCAAGTCTGCCTGATCGCGTTCTCTCTGCTGACCGATATTCCAGACGTCTGCTGTCTCTGCAGAGGGTATACATTGGATCTTAAGCACGATGGGTCTTGACACATGGTGCAGCTGCCttgctctttgcttttgctatTTGGTTCTCCCGCAGTATGCTACGTGTGACGACTCCACGGGGTGGCCGTTAGCTGCCCTTTATATTCGCTGTCTGTCATTAATCTGATCACATCGAGTTGAACTAGCAAAGATCCAGATCGAAGCTTAATCGGTCGCTAACTAGACCATGTCACGGACACAGTGGCACGTTCTTGCGGCTTCCGCGGCCATAAACTGGAGCACTTACTTCAGTATGCCTTTTCTGAACTCAGTCTTCTGCGTGGAAGTgcgataataataatttataccCCTGCTAATACAACTCCTTCTACCAGTCCATGACGTCCCCGCCTCCCTGTCAACCCCTCTATCAGAGCACCTCTCTCTCCCAGACCAGCAATATGCCTACCTAGTCTCCCTCCTCTACGCCGTCTATGCAGTCCCCAACACGGTCCTCCCGTTCTTCGCGGGCCCCGCCGTCCAGCGCTTCGGCGAGAGAGCCGTCCTCCTCGGTACCATATCAAGCATAGTAACAGGACAGCTACTCTTCGCGCTCTCCGTCGCAACCAAATTCCAGCTCGGTATGATCGCCGGCCGCGCCTTCATAGGGCTCGGCGGGGAAATGGTGGGCGTCATCGGATGCGCGATCGTCACACGTTGGTTCCAGTGATTACCACCCATCCCGCGTTCCTTAATGGTCTTCTTTTTCATCGTGCGGCGCTAATACCATTCTTCTTTTCGTGCCGTCTGCAGAGGCAAAAGATTCACCCTCGCGCTTGCGATCAACCTCTGCGCCGGTAGACTGGGCAGCGTCGCGAACACGATCGTTATCCCGCGCTTGATAGGTCTATACGGAATTGTCCCTGCGACATGGATAGCCACGGCGTTGTCGCTGAGTGTCGTACCCATAAGCACCGCCTTCCTGCTGAGTATTAGCAGGCCAAAGGCAGTAGCAGTGATTGATGAATCTGAGCGGCCGCTACTGGGCCCAGCTACAGGTGATATAGGTGATACAGATGATAGCAGCGTCAACAGTATCAAgggcggcagcagcaagggaACTagcttcatcatcaccctgCTGCCGCCGGTATATTGGCAACTGGCACTAATGTGCGTCCTGAGCTACGGGTGCCTCAACACGTTCGCGAATTCCGCGCAGCGGTTTATAGCTAGCCGGTTTTATGCGGGCGATCAGCGGGCTGCGGGGTCGGCGATGAGGTGCGTTTCTGGTTCCCCTAATTATCTTTCCAAATCTCACCTTCTGACCTTGTTTGCTTGCCGCTTAGTATCCCGTATATCCTCTCCGGCTTCCTCGTTCCGCTGTTTGGGTTGGTCCTGGATAAACTCAGTTCCAGGGGATATCCGCGGGCGTTGATTACGAGTAATATGTTCTTGGTATTTGCGCATGGGATCTTCTTGGCGCGTGCGACTGCGACTCCGGTTTTGCCATTGTGTCTCCTCGGCATTGGGGATGCATTGCTGTGCGTGTCTTTCTGGGCTAGTGTCGTGCGGTGTCTTCTCCAAGTTGAGACTGGGATCGGGACAGAGACAAAGAGTGAAACAATTGTGGATGCCAAAACGCCTTTACTACAGGATTACAACGTTAGCAAACCCGAGGACGACCCCGATAAGCTCGGCTGCGAACCGATCCTATCAAGCAGGGATTTGGACCCAGACCTTGAGTCGGAAGGGGACAGGGCAGGAAACGCTGCTGCGGCTCATGGCGAAGTCATAAGGACACTGGGTTTAGGAGTCATGACCAGCCTGATGAGTGCTAGTGCTGCTGTCGTGCCTCTCCTCCTTGCAATGATGGAGGGCGTGGCTGGTCTTTCGGGTCTAGAGATTGTTTTCGTGGTCTTGGCTGCACTTGGATGCTTGGCTGCTGTGAGGCTGGCTTGGATGTTCCATTAGTTACCTCGTTTATGCTACTATATAGACACGTTAGATGTGAATGAATACTACTTCATGAAGGTGGTCTTTACTAGGCAAAACGGCTCCACTTGATTGGCCAGGGGCGGCATAATCACATGACGTAATTACACACGTGACCATCATTGTTTGTCGGCGTCTGGACCCAAGTCCGCAACAAGTGAATGTCCAAAGCACCAACAGGCAAGATGCCCACACCCCGGGCAAAAACACCCCAAAGAGAATCCGGATAATCAATTAATCCCGAattgatatatataaaactctatatattaCCTTTACAAaaccagaccagaccaggccATGCCCGGGCATCTTGGACAAACGCAACCCGCCATGCGCACGACAGAGTCCAAGCaagcgcaggcgcaggcgcaaTGGAAGACCTTCTTCCACCGGTGTCTGCTACACCGGATTGACGCCGCCGAGTTTCGAGAGCTGAGCAAGCTGCTGTTTCAGCGGTATCCGATCAATGACGCACCGCTGGTGGATGCATTGCTGGCCACGCGAGTCGCTTCAGCTGTCAAATGGGACCCTCTGCTCCCGCTTTATATCGACGGGTTGTGCAAGACGGGCCGTGTAAAGATATCGACTGTTTTGGTGTGCTTGTTGAAGTCCTCCTCTGTGCATGACAAGCCCGTGGTGTCTGGTGCTGAAGcggatgcagatgcagaagcGGATGCTACGTCTGCGTCTGCGCGAAAGGAAGACTCAGCGTCCAAGACGAAGTGCTACACGCTCATGTCTGACAACCGGGTCGTGCAGGATGTGATGCTGGCGATTTCGACGGGCGCAACGGCAAAGATGCCACTGCTGGAGATGATCCATGCGTTCTCGGCTGTTGCGGATTGGGTCCAGGCCATTGTGGGCTGGCATAACGGGTTGCTTGGTGCTGGGCAGCCTGTTGGGATGATGGGGACGCCTGATGGGGTTTTGTTGTTTGAGTCTGTGGGGATCCTGTTTGCTGCTTTGGCGGGGACGGCGAAGGGGCTGGAGGTTCTTTCGGCGGATTCTCATGAGGGTTTGTACCATCCATCTATTCATcataattattctttattgGGGGGTTCTCTCTGACAGGTTGTTATAGCACTTAAAGTACGGCTTGGACAGGCGCTTTCGGCGTGTCTTCCCCTTTGTGAGGATGTGTCGCCACCCTTGCGTAACCGGCTTGATGCTCTGCAGAAGGAATTCAATCTGTATGGACAACCGCCGTCCAAGTTGGAGGTCTCGATGATGGATAACGTCAATGTCAATGCGCTTAATTTTGAGGCGTCGGTGATTGACGGGCCAACTATAAACTCTAGAGCTGGCCTCTACGTGTATATTAACGCGATGGTATGTATACGTCTCCCTTGTTATATGATGCTGGCCAGGCTGACCTTTTTAGCTTGTCGGGCGTCCTTTGGTTGATGATAGTATATTACTCAATTATCTTCTTAATCGCTATGCAGTAAGTCTTCCTGTGCTTAATGTCGGCAACGTCTAACGCTGGTTAGGGTCACTACGAGGCCCTCATCGAGGAAATCATAACAGCATCATTCGACGTTCTGTCAAACGCAATGTACCGCAACGAGTCCGGTCGGACAATGCTTTTGCTTCGCTCATTTCTAGTCAACAAGCTCCCCCCATTTTTCTCCGCCATGCTGTCCGTTTCAATGGTAACTCTGCCAATGGAAGTCTGCATCAGCCATGCCCTGAGCCGAATAGACCCGAATACGTTCCCGTCCTTTTCCCAGATGTTTTCAATGCAGGGCAATACACCGCTTTCAGACGTGCGACAGGAGTTCTTGTTCTCGTGTGCTTCGCACAAGTTGATTCCAGAGGCCAGCATTGAGCGG
This genomic interval from Aspergillus puulaauensis MK2 DNA, chromosome 7, nearly complete sequence contains the following:
- a CDS encoding uncharacterized protein (COG:S;~EggNog:ENOG410PP4W), coding for MSLNESHPGRGLGSALRNLFRSSSPAPWPPRRRVSVLLRRSRTVFSSRTKNPSPKHQPVRPPSAASDPDPDPTATAMLGLSEASQGSKDDNFDIFVWYPHYQDCQRYFLDHAQHSSPVQALSAYLNIRLPFQRQSHPVPDASTTSSSGDATPSGASSPSDTPPPVSLVPYIRRLVATGMDYPGVLHGFFGDDWQSGVGPLHEKERCNYLFAAKSGGWASVKKDYDIPPLETIPFLRPLQGPLDSEIEAAERSWSEWLAMEDWMVGPRAPDALQDSSSQSSQPQSTRG
- a CDS encoding uncharacterized protein (InterPro:IPR036259;~TransMembrane:2 (o44-65i77-98o)), with the protein product MSRTQWHVLAASAAINWSTYFIHDVPASLSTPLSEHLSLPDQQYAYLVSLLYAVYAVPNTVLPFFAGPAVQRFGERAVLLGTISSIVTGQLLFALSVATKFQLEAKDSPSRLRSTSAPVDWAASRTRSLSRA
- a CDS encoding uncharacterized protein (InterPro:IPR036259;~TransMembrane:5 (o31-53i65-83o89-108i189-211o223-241i)) — protein: MCVLSYGCLNTFANSAQRFIASRFYAGDQRAAGSAMSIPYILSGFLVPLFGLVLDKLSSRGYPRALITSNMFLVFAHGIFLARATATPVLPLCLLGIGDALLCVSFWASVVRCLLQVETGIGTETKSETIVDAKTPLLQDYNVSKPEDDPDKLGCEPILSSRDLDPDLESEGDRAGNAAAAHGEVIRTLGLGVMTSLMSASAAVVPLLLAMMEGVAGLSGLEIVFVVLAALGCLAAVRLAWMFH